In Leopardus geoffroyi isolate Oge1 chromosome D1, O.geoffroyi_Oge1_pat1.0, whole genome shotgun sequence, a single window of DNA contains:
- the LOC123602714 gene encoding olfactory receptor 10Q1 encodes MFARSPVLNQSGPTEFVFRAFTTVPELQALLFLLFLLLYLMILCGNAAIVWAVRTHSSLHTPMYFFLCNLSFLEICYTSVVVPLMLANLWGARKPIPLAGCGAQMFFFVALGSADCFLLAIMAYDRYVAICHPLRYTLIMTQKLCVRLVLCALGLALLLSLQLACLIFTLPFCGHRREINHFLCDVPPVLRLACADIRVHQAVLYVVGILVLTVPFLLICVSYVFIASAILRIRSAEGRRRAFSTCSSHLTVVLLQYGCCSLVYLRPRSSTSEDEDRQIALVYTFVTPLLNPLIYTLRNKDVKGALRNAIASKAASDTH; translated from the coding sequence ATGTTTGCCAGGAGCCCCGTCCTCAACCAATCCGGCCCCACCGAGTTCGTGTTCCGCGCCTTCACCACCGTCCCCGAATTGCaggccctcctcttcctcctcttcctcctgctctaCTTGATGATCCTTTGCGGCAACGCGGCCATCGTCTGGGCCGTGCGCACACACAGCTCGCtgcacacccccatgtacttcttcctgtgCAACCTGTCTTTCCTGGAAATCTGCTACACCTCTGTTGTGGTGCCTCTGATGCTTGCCAACCTTTGGGGCGCCCGGAAACCCATTCCGCTGGCTGGCTGTGGGGCCCAAATGTTCTTTTTCGTCGCCCTTGGCAGCGCCGACTGCTTCCTCTTGGCAATCATGGCATACGATCGCTACGTGGCCATCTGCCACCCGCTGCGCTACACCCTCATCATGACCCAGAAGCTGTGCGTCCGGCTGGTGCTGTGCGCCCTGGGCCtggccctcctcctctccctgcagctCGCCTGCTTGATCTTCACCTTGCCCTTCTGCGGGCACCGCCGGGAAATCAACCACTTCCTGTGCGACGTGCCTCCCGTCCTGCGGCTGGCCTGCGCCGACATCCGCGTGCACCAGGCGGTGCTCTACGTGGTGGGCATCCTGGTGCTGACCGTCCCCTTCCTGCTTATCTGTGTGTCCTATGTGTTCATCGCCTCCGCCATCCTGCGCATCCGCTCCGCCGAGGGCCGCCGCCgggccttctccacctgctcGTCGCATCTCACCGTGGTCCTGCTGCAGTATGGCTGTTGCAGCCTGGTCTACCTGCGTCCCCGCTCCAGCACCTCAGAGGACGAGGACCGCCAAATCGCCTTGGTCTACACCTTCGTCACCCCCTTACTCAACCCGCTGATTTACACCCTTAGGAACAAGGATGTCAAAGGTGCCCTGAGGAATGCCATCGCCAGTAAAGCAGCCTCGGACACCCATTGA